A section of the Roseivirga sp. BDSF3-8 genome encodes:
- a CDS encoding NPCBM/NEW2 domain-containing protein, whose amino-acid sequence MRKYLNMMSTALAMAGLLLLPASCVPESPATEKEIENDFHAWAETPPMGWNSWDCFGPSVTEAEVKANADYMAEHLKEYGWEYVVVDIRWYVDNQTAGHYNPYDESEFIIDEYGRYMPSPTRFPSSVDGKGFKPLADYVHSLGLKFGIHIMRGVPKEAVYNELPVKGTEVTAADIYSTAKECTWLKDNYTVLAEKEGGQAYYNSILDLYADWGVDFIKVDDLSRPYHTEEIEMIRKAIDQTGRPIVLSMSPGATPLEEHAHARNHANMWRTVDDFWDNWSQLNFQFDKCADWAPYISAGAWPDADMLPLGHLAIRGERGDDRYTNFTKDEQYTLMTLWTIFKSPLMFGGHLPDNDAFTNSLLTNKEVLDMHSRSVNNRQWYKRENLIAWTADDPDSEDKYVAVFNNESLDFIRMDDILYSSGTISKLTDNYSVSIDLEIPAGSDELYLVVNDGDDGFSCDHADWINPTLYLSNGDSVSLTSLEWESATAGWQKTQKNRSITGNTLTVNGVEYEHGIGTHARSIIAYKIPENTIRFRVLAGLDSVGLAQGCGSTIEFMVATEDPRITEKTLEDRMAAIDLAALGFDGECTIRDLWQQKDLGTFSGADFTVAVPQHGARLFKISGVHKAGSKAD is encoded by the coding sequence ATGCGTAAGTATCTGAATATGATGAGTACGGCTCTGGCAATGGCAGGGCTATTATTATTACCGGCTAGCTGTGTGCCGGAGAGTCCGGCAACTGAGAAAGAAATAGAAAATGATTTTCATGCCTGGGCGGAGACGCCGCCAATGGGCTGGAATAGCTGGGACTGCTTCGGGCCTTCCGTTACGGAGGCTGAGGTAAAGGCCAATGCGGATTACATGGCGGAACACCTGAAGGAATACGGCTGGGAGTATGTGGTGGTGGACATTCGCTGGTACGTGGATAACCAGACGGCTGGGCATTATAATCCTTATGATGAATCTGAATTCATCATCGATGAGTATGGAAGGTATATGCCCTCTCCTACCCGCTTTCCCTCATCAGTGGATGGTAAAGGTTTTAAGCCGCTGGCTGACTATGTGCATAGCCTCGGGCTTAAGTTCGGCATCCACATCATGCGCGGGGTGCCCAAGGAGGCGGTGTATAATGAGCTGCCGGTAAAGGGCACGGAGGTGACGGCGGCAGATATATACTCCACCGCTAAAGAGTGTACCTGGCTTAAGGATAACTACACCGTACTGGCCGAAAAGGAAGGGGGCCAGGCCTACTATAATTCTATCCTGGACCTGTATGCGGACTGGGGCGTGGACTTTATAAAGGTAGATGACCTCTCTCGCCCCTATCATACGGAGGAGATCGAGATGATCCGCAAGGCCATCGACCAGACCGGCCGACCCATCGTGCTGAGCATGTCGCCCGGCGCTACGCCTCTCGAGGAGCATGCGCATGCGCGAAACCATGCCAATATGTGGCGTACGGTAGATGACTTTTGGGACAACTGGAGCCAGCTCAACTTCCAGTTTGATAAGTGTGCGGATTGGGCGCCTTATATATCGGCCGGTGCCTGGCCGGACGCGGATATGCTGCCGCTGGGCCATCTGGCGATACGAGGCGAGCGGGGAGATGATCGCTATACGAACTTCACCAAAGATGAGCAATACACCCTCATGACGCTTTGGACCATCTTTAAATCGCCTCTTATGTTTGGCGGCCACCTTCCGGATAACGATGCCTTTACTAACTCCCTGCTCACGAATAAGGAAGTACTGGATATGCATAGCCGATCGGTTAATAACAGGCAGTGGTATAAGCGGGAGAACCTCATTGCCTGGACGGCGGACGATCCTGACTCTGAGGATAAGTACGTGGCGGTGTTTAATAATGAAAGCCTGGATTTTATCCGGATGGACGATATCCTGTACAGCAGCGGCACCATATCTAAGCTCACGGATAACTATAGCGTCAGCATCGATCTGGAAATCCCGGCTGGTAGCGATGAGTTGTACCTGGTGGTGAACGATGGCGACGACGGCTTTAGCTGCGATCATGCGGACTGGATCAACCCCACACTCTACCTCTCAAATGGCGACTCGGTGTCTCTGACCAGCCTGGAGTGGGAAAGCGCTACGGCAGGCTGGCAAAAAACGCAAAAGAACAGGAGCATTACGGGCAATACACTAACTGTAAATGGCGTGGAGTATGAGCACGGCATCGGTACGCACGCACGGTCTATCATTGCCTATAAAATTCCGGAAAACACTATCCGCTTCAGGGTACTGGCCGGCCTAGACAGCGTAGGCCTGGCGCAGGGCTGCGGCTCTACCATCGAGTTTATGGTGGCCACAGAGGACCCGCGCATCACAGAAAAGACCCTGGAGGATCGCATGGCAGCTATAGACCTGGCCGCTTTAGGCTTTGATGGTGAATGCACTATCCGCGACCTGTGGCAGCAAAAGGACCTCGGCACCTTCTCGGGGGCTGACTTTACGGTTGCTGTTCCCCAGCACGGTGCCAGGCTCTTTAAGATCTCAGGGGTGCATAAGGCCGGTAGTAAGGCGGATTGA
- a CDS encoding phosphatase PAP2 family protein produces the protein MRHTLLIVWLSFFSLNLQAQDKGFDLDKKKDGSLILGGAALFIGGEIAKRQVETFSQAEIDALDPASVNAFDRGATRQSGTHDDLVSTVVVLASGLAPLSVFTSEEGRRDFYPVAFMYGETVLLVNGAIGMAKGLAHRTRPYVYNPSSDEPKDIRDARYSFFSGHTANAAAVCFLTASLVQEYSQRDLWKWVAWSGAVVVPGAVGVLRYTSGMHFPTDIITGYAVGAGVGLLVPYLHRKALPEGLGKNLQFNMSSNSFLLVYRF, from the coding sequence ATGAGACATACTTTACTGATCGTTTGGCTTAGTTTTTTCAGTCTGAACCTGCAGGCCCAGGATAAGGGGTTTGACCTGGACAAAAAGAAGGACGGCTCCCTCATATTAGGGGGGGCAGCCCTCTTCATAGGCGGTGAGATTGCGAAGCGGCAGGTGGAAACCTTCAGCCAGGCGGAGATTGATGCCCTGGACCCTGCTTCAGTCAATGCCTTCGACCGCGGAGCTACACGACAAAGCGGCACGCATGACGACCTCGTAAGCACAGTGGTAGTGCTCGCTTCGGGACTGGCTCCCCTGTCCGTATTTACCTCAGAGGAAGGCAGGAGAGACTTTTACCCCGTAGCCTTTATGTACGGAGAGACAGTGCTGCTGGTGAACGGGGCCATTGGTATGGCCAAAGGCCTGGCACACCGTACCCGGCCCTATGTGTACAATCCCTCATCTGATGAACCCAAAGACATCCGCGATGCACGCTACTCCTTTTTCAGCGGCCATACGGCCAATGCGGCTGCAGTGTGCTTCCTCACCGCCTCACTGGTGCAGGAGTATAGCCAAAGGGACCTGTGGAAGTGGGTGGCCTGGTCCGGCGCGGTGGTAGTGCCCGGCGCCGTAGGCGTACTCAGATATACCTCAGGCATGCACTTTCCTACCGACATCATTACAGGCTATGCCGTAGGGGCAGGGGTGGGCCTGCTGGTACCCTACCTCCACCGCAAGGCCCTGCCTGAGGGGCTGGGTAAAAACCTGCAGTTCAACATGAGCAGTAATAGCTTCCTGCTCGTGTACCGGTTTTGA
- a CDS encoding response regulator has translation MQRIVVVEDNDSLALVMETVLSTAHYQVHIAGSGEEALNLVQEHRPRLIFMDLELPNMDGYSTCAILKNEYPDTRVLGFSADMSPSVKRKCLAAGMDDAYDKAVEPEELIRITRQHIS, from the coding sequence ATGCAGCGTATTGTAGTGGTTGAGGATAATGATAGCCTGGCTCTGGTCATGGAAACTGTCCTGTCCACAGCCCATTATCAGGTACATATAGCAGGCAGTGGTGAAGAGGCCCTTAACCTGGTTCAGGAGCATCGCCCGCGGCTGATCTTTATGGACCTGGAGCTGCCTAACATGGATGGTTATTCCACGTGTGCCATACTTAAAAATGAATATCCCGACACAAGGGTGCTTGGCTTTTCGGCAGATATGAGTCCTTCGGTAAAAAGAAAATGCCTTGCGGCGGGTATGGATGATGCCTACGACAAAGCCGTTGAGCCGGAAGAATTAATCCGGATCACCCGCCAGCATATCAGCTAG
- a CDS encoding M57 family metalloprotease → MKRLTPGSRFAALIATAMLIFSSCQDNTVLEEMDPATEAVLETEHPVVQKLLEFGFKAEDILSIEGYFLVEGDMLFSKDIQEWPFEAGAQKGVNEEQYRTSNLVTTANQVIRVNLYNVKTTDNDNWYNAALLAMQDWTNVTNCRIQFQEDGGYEDITVRFDNGSLPANVIAAAGFPSAGKPYLEVLINPDFYSNMNVSESTKRYNMVHELGHCIGFRHSNYASRGESAGTVGAVQVPGTPASDGGSVMNGGTALYSWAGFSSYDQIAVRNLYPEPSCPSQAVSSYYNDWLTYPNGGQELIENDTYTIRWNTARFTGSQVKLELLSYGDLYMNNWNGTSLSTTVPNTGSYSWAVGPIKHDNRSSFQIRISDPGNCSRWDVSDSYFRLERD, encoded by the coding sequence ATGAAAAGACTAACACCGGGCAGCCGTTTTGCAGCCCTTATAGCAACCGCTATGCTTATTTTTTCTTCCTGCCAGGACAATACAGTCCTTGAAGAAATGGACCCCGCTACTGAAGCGGTTCTGGAAACAGAACACCCCGTCGTGCAAAAACTGCTTGAATTCGGATTTAAGGCAGAAGACATACTGTCCATTGAAGGCTACTTCCTCGTGGAAGGGGATATGCTTTTCAGCAAAGACATACAAGAGTGGCCCTTTGAGGCCGGAGCTCAAAAGGGCGTAAATGAGGAGCAGTACAGAACGTCCAATCTGGTCACGACTGCAAACCAGGTGATACGCGTAAACCTGTATAATGTTAAGACCACAGATAATGACAACTGGTACAATGCCGCTTTGCTCGCCATGCAGGACTGGACGAATGTAACCAACTGCCGCATACAGTTTCAGGAAGATGGCGGATATGAGGACATCACCGTCCGCTTTGATAATGGCAGCCTGCCTGCTAATGTGATTGCTGCCGCCGGTTTCCCTTCCGCAGGTAAGCCCTACCTAGAGGTGCTCATTAACCCGGATTTCTACTCGAATATGAATGTGTCCGAGTCCACCAAGCGCTACAATATGGTGCATGAGCTGGGCCACTGCATTGGCTTCCGCCACAGTAACTACGCTTCCCGCGGCGAGTCTGCCGGTACGGTGGGTGCCGTACAGGTGCCCGGTACGCCTGCCAGCGACGGAGGGTCTGTCATGAACGGCGGTACCGCCCTGTACTCATGGGCAGGCTTCAGCTCTTACGACCAGATAGCGGTACGCAACCTCTATCCGGAACCATCTTGCCCCAGCCAGGCAGTAAGCAGCTATTATAACGACTGGCTTACCTACCCCAACGGTGGCCAGGAATTAATCGAAAACGACACCTACACCATCCGGTGGAACACCGCCAGGTTTACCGGCAGCCAGGTAAAACTGGAGCTCCTCTCATACGGAGACCTGTACATGAATAACTGGAACGGCACCTCCCTAAGCACCACCGTACCGAATACAGGTAGCTATAGCTGGGCAGTAGGGCCTATTAAGCATGATAACCGCTCCTCTTTCCAGATACGCATCAGCGATCCGGGTAACTGCTCCCGCTGGGATGTAAGCGACAGCTACTTCAGGCTGGAAAGGGATTAA
- a CDS encoding formylglycine-generating enzyme family protein has translation MRIAILFLLPIAWFTSACQSGDSKEETGAAGTRKVPEGMVAIPAGSFTMGGRSEDAYQDEFPRHQVEVSAFYMDATEVTNREFIAFTKATGYKTIAERDIDWEEMKKQLPAGTPGPADSVLLAGSLVFKKTDTAVNLQDYSQWWQWTTGANWRHPQGPGSSIEDKMDHPVVHIAWEDAKAYAGWAGKRLPTEAEWEWAAMGGKQDAKYPWGNEPVESAWRKANFWQGNFPYANLLMDGYEGTAPVKSFEPNRYGLYDMAGNVWEWCQDRYDVRAYQQYASLGTVSDPEGSPAYYDPREPNAPKHVIRGGSFLCNNDYCSGYRTARRMSSSRDSGFNHTGFRCVKDAN, from the coding sequence ATGCGAATAGCCATCCTTTTCCTACTCCCGATAGCCTGGTTTACTTCTGCCTGCCAGTCCGGCGACAGTAAGGAGGAGACAGGTGCCGCTGGTACGCGCAAAGTGCCTGAGGGTATGGTGGCCATACCTGCCGGCAGCTTTACCATGGGCGGACGATCAGAGGACGCCTACCAGGATGAATTTCCGCGTCACCAGGTGGAGGTGTCCGCTTTCTACATGGATGCTACCGAAGTGACCAACCGGGAGTTTATCGCCTTTACCAAAGCCACGGGCTACAAGACCATAGCAGAGCGCGACATTGACTGGGAGGAGATGAAAAAGCAACTGCCAGCAGGTACCCCCGGGCCGGCAGACTCCGTGCTACTGGCAGGCTCACTGGTATTTAAAAAGACCGATACGGCCGTGAACCTGCAGGACTACAGCCAATGGTGGCAGTGGACCACCGGGGCCAACTGGCGGCACCCCCAGGGGCCCGGTAGCTCCATAGAGGATAAAATGGATCACCCCGTGGTGCACATCGCCTGGGAAGATGCAAAAGCTTATGCCGGGTGGGCCGGCAAGCGCCTGCCTACGGAAGCAGAGTGGGAGTGGGCCGCCATGGGAGGGAAGCAGGACGCCAAATACCCCTGGGGCAATGAGCCGGTGGAAAGTGCCTGGCGCAAGGCCAACTTCTGGCAGGGCAACTTCCCCTATGCCAACCTGCTTATGGACGGCTATGAAGGTACCGCCCCTGTCAAATCCTTTGAGCCCAATCGCTACGGCCTGTATGACATGGCCGGTAACGTATGGGAGTGGTGCCAGGACCGCTACGACGTACGTGCCTACCAGCAGTATGCCAGCCTGGGAACCGTCAGCGACCCCGAAGGCTCACCGGCCTATTACGATCCGCGGGAGCCAAATGCCCCCAAGCATGTCATTCGCGGCGGCTCCTTCCTGTGCAATAATGACTACTGCAGCGGCTACCGCACCGCCCGCCGCATGAGCTCCTCCCGCGACTCCGGCTTTAATCACACCGGCTTCCGCTGTGTGAAGGATGCCAATTGA